A single Sorex araneus isolate mSorAra2 chromosome 8, mSorAra2.pri, whole genome shotgun sequence DNA region contains:
- the TMEM160 gene encoding transmembrane protein 160, with the protein MREAGTTVILTNGQCAVPLSGSGRTNGCARSLSDGKCSLRAAGGEGPGAAAVVRTMGGGWWWARAARLARLRFRGPLLPPPRPRSGGARGSFAPGHSPRSGSTPPPVSELDRADAWLLRKAHETAFLSWFRNGLLASGIGVISFMQSDMGREAAYGFFLLGGLCVAWGGTSYVVGLAALRGPMQLSLGGAAVGVAAVLAAGLLWACAVGLYMGQLELDVELVPEDDGTAIEEDPDDGGRPPPE; encoded by the exons ATGAGAGAGGCAGGAACCACCGTTATTCTTACCAATGGGCAGTGCGCAGTGCCCTTGAGTGGCTCCGGAAGGACCAATGGATGCGCGCGGAGCCTGAGTGACGGGAAGTGCAGCCTACGGGCGGCTGGTGGGGAGGGCCCGGGCGCGGCGGCCGTAGTGCGAACCATGGGAGGCGGCTGGTGGTGGGCACGGGCCGCCCGCCTGGCCCGACTCCGCTTCCGGGGGCCGCTGCTGCCGCCTCCGCGGCCCCGGAGCGGCGGCGCACGGGGCTCCTTCGCCCCCGGCCACAGTCCGCGCTCTGGGTCCACGCCGCCACCGGTGTCCGAGCTGGACCGCGCCGACGCCTGGCTCCTCCGGAAGGCGCATGAGACAG cttTTCTCTCCTGGTTCCGCAATGGCCTCCTGGCGTCGGGCATTGGGGTCATTTCCTTCATGCAGAGTGACATGGGTCGGGAAGCCGCGTACG GCTTCTTCTTGCTGGGTGGCCTGTGTGTGGCATGGGGTGGCACCTCATACGTGGTGGGCCTGGCGGCGCTGCGCGGGCCCATGCAGCTGTCTCTGGGAGGCGCGGCGGTGGGCGTGGCCGCCGTGCTGGCCGCCGGCCTGCTCTGGGCCTGCGCCGTGGGCCTCTACATGGGCCAGCTGGAGCTGGACGTGGAACTGGTACCCGAGGACGACGGGACAGCCATCGAGGAGGACCCAGACGATGGGGGACGCCCACCCCCGGAGTGA